Genomic DNA from Leptolyngbya iicbica LK:
GCTGAGAGTTTCCTTAGAATTGGCTGGATTTGCCTTAGAAAATTACTCCATCACCAAGCGAAAGCCAAACAAAATATGTCGCGACTCCACCGGGCGAGTATGGCGATAGGCCGCCCGACAAAATCCCGGCAGGTCATCCCAAGAGCAGCCTTTCATCACGGCTCGGGTGCCGTCATTCGTTAACGTGCTGGTGAATTCGAAAACGTTGCCCGCCATGTCTTCGACGCCGTAGGGGCTGCGACTCAGGGGAAAGGTGGCTATCTCGCTGGTGCCATCGAGGCCGCTGCCGCCCCAGTTCGTCGCCTCAGCCTGCCACGGGTTGCCCCAGGGAAAATAGCGGCCATCGGTGCCGCGAGCCGCTTTTTGCCATTCCAGTTCAGTCGGTAGGCGATAGGTGACGCCATCTTGCTGGCCTCGCCACTCGGCATAGGTCAGGGCATCGGCATAGGAAACCAGCACGACGGGATGGTGGCGGCGATCGCTAGGGGGCTGATTGGCTTGCCAAAGATAAGGCTGCACCGCTGTGTAAGGATGCACGAGAAAGCCCTGCGCTTGATAATCGGCGGCGGAGATGTCGGGGGCGCGATGGTTGGTGGCATCCACAAACGCTTGGTAGTCCGCTTGGGTGACCAAATTGGCCGCAATGCAAAAAGCGGGCTGATCAATTTGAGTCGAAGGCTGTTCGCCCGCAAACCATTGTCGGGCTTCTAGCCGTTGTTGGGCCGCCGCGATCGCTGCGGGAGTGTCCCCGATTGCCTCGGCGGAAATCTGATAGCCATAGTCTCGTTCCGCCGCATCACTACCGGCTTGAAAGGGGCCACCTGCGACAAAAATGAAGCCTGGTTGGGCGGTACACTGAGCTTCCGTCATGGTGGGAGCCGTCACAGGACCGAGCGAGCAGCCTGTCAGCAATGCTAGTCCAGCAATGCCCAGGCAGCTGTGGAGGGGATGATCGAGAGCCTGTATGAGCAATTTTCGATACCTCCAACTACCGAATCCATTGTGCCTCGCTCTGCCGTTGTCGTTGTGCGGGTTGCCAGCCGTGAGCCAGTTCGCAGGGCTGGCAAAGATTACGTGAGTTCGATTATTGATTCGAACGATGGATGAATTCTTGGCGTACTTGGAGGGCCGATCGCGCAATGAAGAAGCTCGCGACGCTAAACGCGATCGCCAGCAGGCCAAAGACGATTCGCAAGCGCTGACCTGAGGCGCGAATGTCGGCTTCGGTGCCGATGTGAACTTGGAGGCGATCTCCCAGCGGATCGACCAACTGCGGACCGTTCGGGGTCGATTCCAGGGCGGCGATGACCACGACCGACTCGCCATAGGGCAGCACCTGTCGCGACAGATCGGTGGATACCGTATCAATCTCTCCCCAGGCTTCTAACGGCAGGGGCAAGGTTTCGTCACCAAACTGCACCGCCACAGGACGATTGGTGCGGGCGCTGTCGCCGACCCGGACCGTCTCGGCCTCAATGGGGCCGGGCTCAGCCTGCATCGGTAATACGGACAGGTCAAAGGCTAAGGGCAAACGACGTTGCTCGCTCTCGGCCAGATAGACGGGCTCAGCGGCAGCGGCCCAATCGTACAGCACCACTTCCTGCGGGGGATTATCCTCTGTGCCCGAATCTGCGGGGGGGCGAGCGGTAATGGTGAGTTCACCGCGAATGATCTCGCGAGTTTCATCATCCGGCATCGTCGGTGGGTCATCAGCGACGACAAAGCCTTCGACTTTGACCAAATCGAGGCGATCGCCCTCATAGTCCAGCGCTTCTGCCAGCGTGAGTTCCTCCGTATCTTCTAACTCGCGAGACGTTTGTAAGGTCATTCCGGTGACCACGGCAACGAACAACATCATGGCGGCTATCCCAAACCCCAAAGCCGCCATGTATGAGAATTGGAGCTGTTGGTATTCGCGCCGAGTCACATTGCGGGGGACGTCTTGAAACCATTGATATCGCATCCGTTGTTTGCTCATCGGTGCCCTCGCTTCGCTGGTGTCTTATGTCGTATTTTTGCATCATGTGACACCCATGATGCATCGTTTCTGTGTATTAGCTTGCCTGACTCAGAGACTCTCGACTTGTATTTATCAGGCATAAGAATACGTTTTCAAGACTCATGGGAATAGACTTGAATATTGGTCAAATCTCCTCAAAACTACTATTCACCTGCGGCTATTGAGACGAACTGAAAACATGACACGTCACAAATTATACAATTCCATGAGTTGCAGGAATCACTTCAACCAGTTATGCGGAACCCTTAAGGCTTGAGGCTCGCTTAACAGCTGACAACACTCAATTACAATCCATAGAGGTTTGTGGTTCAGCGGAAAAGTGTAAATTCATCTGATTTTCGATGAAGCTTTCCTCTCATGGCCCTATCAGCAGTGTTTCGCATCTTTTTAAAAAATAGTCACAATAATTTCTCCGCCTGCACATGGGTTTAACAACTTGATCAGCGTTTATTTAGAAACTACTCATTTAGTAAACTCACTAGAAATTACCGATAAGATGCTCAGAGAGTCCTGTCTTTAGAGGCTTTCTCTATAGGTCTCATTGTCTATATTGATGAAGCTTGACACTGATAATTATCAGTAGTGATGTGCATCTTCTGATACCTTGAAATCGCTCTAGATGAACTTAACGCAACGCTCTCTGAGTAAGTATTTCGGTGTGACTGTTTATACGGTCATTTTGATGACTTTGCTGGGTGATTTGTTATTTCACATCAGTCAGTCCCAGTCACAGCCATACTATGACCGCATCGGTACAGTCTTGGTGTTTTTTCATAGCATCGCCTTGGTGGGATTACTGGCTATGTTGTGGCATCGGCGCGATCGCACGATCGCAATGCAGCTGGCACCTCCGGCACGGGATATTGTTGCCGCCGAAGCCCGACTGCGACAGATTCAACGGCTGGCCCAGGTCGGTGATTGGCGTTTAGAGGTCGCCACTGGGTTGATTCACTGGTCCGAAGAGCTGTTCCACATATTTGGTTTAAAGGTGACGGCGGCGACCCCGACCTTTGAGGAATTTTTTCGACTCATTCCATTGAGTGAACGGGACTATGTCCGGCAGACGGTTGAGCAAAGCCTGCAGCGGGGGACGCCGTTTAAGTTGGATCATGGGGTGTGTCGCCCAGATGGCTCTCGTCGCTATGTGACTTGTCAGGGAGAAGCGATTGTCGATGACGCTGGAGCCGTGATCTATCTCGTTGGTACAGTTCGCGATATCACTGATTACAAGCGTTTAGAGCTGGATTTACAAACTTCAGAAGCACAACTGAATGATGTGTTGAACACGGCGATCGCTGCCATTTTTAGTTTTCGACTTTATCGCGATCGCACTTGGGACTACGTTTATGTATCGGCTGGGGTTGAGACTATTTATGGGTATGCGCCCGCTGAGTTTTTGGCTACCCCAGAGCTGTGGCTCACCCGCGTGCATCCCGACGATCAAGTGTCGGTGATTCCGGGTTTAATCGACCAGTATTTTCAAGAACAGCGGGTGCAGGCGGAGTTTCGCATTTTGAATCGCCAAGGTGATGTCCGCTGGTTAGCGAGCAGCACCGTGTCGCATTACTCTGTCGATCAAGACTGCTGGCTGGTTACGGCAGTCGATATGGACATTAGCGATCGCAAGCATGCCGAAATTGCGGCTCGTCAGCAGTCCGCCCTCCTCCGACAAGTCATTGACTCGATTCCGCACCATATTTTTGCCAAAGACGAAACGGGGCAGTTTTTCCTGGCGAATCAAGCGGCGGCTGCCGTCCATGGGGTCACCCCTGAGGAGTTGGTGGGCCATCGCGAAATCGATTTTAATCCCCATTTAGATCATGCCTGGCTGACGCAAGTCATAGCGGTGAATCAGGCGGTAATGGACAGTCAGCGATCGCACACCCTGCCCGATAGTCAATTACCGCACCATACGGGTGAGCAACGCTGGTATCAGGTGCATCTCACCCCCTATGTTGATCTGGCGGGGCAGGTGCGGGGCATCATTGGCAATGCGCTCGATCTCAATGGTCGCAAACGCCTGGAACTGGCCCTACAAGCCTCCGAAGCCCAACTCACGATGACGCTGAATGCGGCCCAAGCTTCCATCATCAGCTACCGTTTGCAGCGCGACGGCCAGTTTGAGTATCTGTATATATCGCCGGGCTGTGAAACCCTGTTGGGCTATACCGCTGCTGAAATGATGGCCGATCGCAGTTTGTGGCAGTCCCGGGTGGTAGAGGAAGATTGGCAAACTGTGTTTCTGCCCCGATTGGAGGATATCTTTTACGAACGTCCCCTCTCGTTGGAATATCGCTTTCATCATCGCGATGGCCTTATCCGGTGGATCGGGACTGAACTCACCTCGACCTACGAACCCGACACCGATACCTGGTTAGTCACGTTGGTGGATATTGATATCAGCGATCGCAAACAAGCCGAACTCGCCTATCAACAGGGCGAAGCGCGCCTGCGTTCCATCCTCAACAGTTCCCCTTACAGCATTTTTCTGAAAGATCGCCAGGGTCGCTACACCTATGTCAATCCGGCCTACGAGCAGATGAGTCAGCTCCCTGCCGCCGAACTCCTGGGCAAAAGCGACTACGATATCTTGCCCCGCGAGTTTGCGGTCACCTGTGAAGCCAGCGACAACACCGCGATGGCCGCCGATCAGCCCGTCATCTTTGAAGAAGACGTGCCCTGGGAAAACGGTACCCAAACCCTACTGATTACCAAGTTTGCCCTGTGCCATCCTGATGCCAGCGAACCCTATGGCGTTTGCGGCATGGTGCTGAATATCACTGAGCGCAAAACGATGGAAATCGCGCTCCGGGACTCGCAGCGCCAGTATCAAACCCTGGTGGATTCAGTGGACAGCATCGTTTGGGAAGCCGACCCAGCGACGTTGCAATTTACTTTTGTCAGCCCGCAGGCTGAACGCATTTTGGGCTATCCCACGGCGGCTTGGCTAGAACCCGGCTTTTGGCTCGACCATGTGGTGCCGGAAGATGTGGATGCCGCCTGTACTTACTGCGCTGCCTGTATCGAGCAAGGCCAAGACCATCAGATTGAATACCGCATGGTGGCGGCAGATGGGCGCATTGTTTGGATTCAAGACCTGGTCAAGCTGGTTTATAACGGGCCGCACCTGGTCAAGTTAGTGGGCTTGCTGTTGGATATTAGCGATCGCAAGCAAGCTGAAGCCGATCTCTGGGAATCGCAGCAACTCCTAAAGCGCATTTTAGACAGCGTGCCCCAGTCTATCTTCTGGAAAGATCGCCAGTCAGTTTTCCTCGGCTGCAACCAAAAAATGGCCGACGATGCTGGCCTAGCTTCACCAGAGGAGATTGTGGGCAAAACGGATCATGATCTGCCCTGGCTACCAGAAGAAACTGCCTACTATCAACAAATCGATCGTGAGGTGATGACTACTGGTGAACCGCAGCTGCGCATCATCGAAGCTCAGCATAATGCCGACGGTCAGGCAATTTGGCTGGAAACCAACAAAGTGCCCCTAGAAAATGTGGCGGGTGAAGTCGTGGGCATTTTGGGGACTTACGAAGACATTACCGACCGCAAAGCCACCGAGGAAGCCCTGTATTACAGCGAAGCCAAATTTCGCGCTGTGTTTGAACAAAGCACGGTGGGCATCGCCATGATCGACGAGTCGGGTCGATTTTTAATGGTCAACGATGCCTACGCGGCGATTACCGGCTACAGCCCAACCGAATTGCTGTCGATGTATGGCCGCGATGTCATTCACCCTGACGAAATATCCGCTTGCGAACAATACCTGCAAGCGATGCAGAAAGGCGAACAGTCGTCGCTCTCGCTTGAAAAACGCTATGTCTGTAAAGACGGTCAACTCAAGTGGGTGCATGTGCATTTGAGTGCGGTCATGGTGCGCAATGGCCAAGTGCTGAACTTTATCACCGGGATTGTGGTCGATATCACTGCCCGCAAGGCCACCGAAGCCGCCCTGAGGCAACAAACGGCTCAAGAGCGAATGTTTAGCCGGGTTGTCCAGGCGATTCGCAGTTCCCTGGATTTAGCAACGATTTTTGCCGGGGCGGGGCAAGAGGCCAATGAGCTTTTAGGGATTAGTCGGGTCGCGATCGTGCAGTATCTGCCTGAGCAAGCTTGCTGGCGACATGTGATGGAATATCGCAGCCGACCGGAGACGCCTGATACGACCGGCTTAGAAGTTGCCGATGCCGATAATCCCTTTGCCGCCCGACTCAAGCAGCGTGAAGTCGTTTTGATTGAGTCCACCGCCACCGTCGATGATCTCGCCAATCGTGCACATGCAGAGCAGTTTCCCGGCAGTTGGTTATTGGTGCCCATTATTGTGAATGATGAAATATGGGGCAGCTTTAGTCTGCTCAAAGATGAGCAAGAGTCGCCTGAGGCCACCTTTTCAGCCTCACAGGTCGAGCTCGCTCAGCGGCTGGCGGATCAGCTCGCGATCGCCATCCAACAATCCACCCTGTACGGTCAATTGCAGGCCGCTAACGAACAACTGCAATATTTGGCCACCCATGATGAACTCACCCAGTTAGCCAATCGTCGCTACTTTGATGAAGAACTTGCCCGCGAATGGTATCGCTGGGCCCGCAGCCCGGACGACACATGGCTGTCGCTAGTGCTCTGTGACATCGATTGTTTTAAGCAATACAACGATCACTACGGTCATTTGCAGGGTGACGACTGTTTAACCCAGGTGGCGCAGGCACTACAGCGAGGGGGGCAGCGCCCTGCCGATCTGATTGCCCGCTATGGTGGTGAAGAGTTTGCCATCATTTTGCCGGAGACGAATGACGTCGGAGCCCTGCATGTGGTGCAGCAAATGCAAGCGGCGATCGCCGCGCTGAATTTACCCCATGCCGCTTCGACCGTTGCCTCTCAGGTGACCCTCAGTTTTGGGATTGCTTGCCTGCAGCACGCTGGTACAACCCCCGACGCCACGGCAATCGCCCCCACCCCCGAGGCCTTAGTTGACCAGGCTGATCAGGCCCTATACAAAGCGAAATCCCAGGGGCGTAATCGCTACCACCTGAGCTATCTGACGGCCTAGCGCCGACTGACGGACATGCTGCACCCATTGATTTCGGTAGATTGTTGAGGTTTATGCCCCGGCGATCGCAATTCTCAGCTCGGTACTGATAATGAGAAGGTCTTGCTGTCAGGAAGCTTCATGACCATCATTTCCGCCGCGATTGTGTTGCTGCTCATTTTGGACCCGTTTGGCAACTTGGTGACCATCAACACCCTGTTGTCCGACGTGCCGCCCAAAAAGCGGCAGCGCATCATTCTGCGAGAATCGCTGATCGCCTACGGCATTATGGTGTTGTTTCTGTTTGGCGGCAATCCGCTGCTGTCGTTTTTTGGGGTCGAGTCCCACACGCTGAGAATTTCCGGCGGCATCATTTTGTTTCTCATTGCGTTGGGCATGGTGTTTCCCAGTCGTTCCGCGATGCCCTCTAGCCTGGATAGTGAACCCTTCATTGTGCCGATCGCGATGCCGTTGATTGCAGGGCCAAGTGCGATCGCGGCCCTGCTGGTGATGGCTAAATCTGACCCTCAACTGCTGGGCAACTGGCTCGGGGCGCTGACGTTTTCCATGGGCATTGTGGGGGTGATTTTGTGGGCCTCGCCGTGGATTTTTCAGCGGTTGGGACCCCGGGGAGCCCTCGCCGTGGAGCGGTTGATGGGGATGTTGCTGATCATCCTCTCGGTGCAGATGATGCTCGACGGGGTGGAGCAGTATCTCGACTTCTGAGTCTCGGTGTCCTCTCGAAAAGACCTCCCCGTGTAGGTTGGCGTCGAGGAACGAGACCCAACAAGCTCAGAAGCTTGACGGTGTTGGGTTTCCTGGCGTCAACCGCAACCTACCCTCCGCCTTTTCCAGGTAATTTCTTGCTTAGAGATTTCCTTAGCAAGTTTGCCCAACTTCACGACAACTTGAGGATCTGCCCCGACACCAGGAGTGCTCAACGCGACCGACGGTTTGCAGCAATCTTGTCTAAGCTAACGACAGATCACTTTATGAATCGCACAACATGATCAAAGCCTACGCAGCCCAAGAACCCGGCGGCCAACTGATGCCGATGGAGTACGATCCCGGTCCCCTGCGCGACTCGGATGTCGAGATCGATGTCGAATTTTGCGGCATCTGTCACAGCGACCTCAGCATGTTGGACAACGAATGGGGGATCTCGGAATATCCCCTGGTGCCCGGGCATGAGGTGATTGGTCGGGTGGCGGCGATCGGCTCGGCTGTGAAGTCCGTCAAGGTGGGGCAACAGGTTGGTTTGGGCTGGTTTGCGAGTTCCTGCATGATGTGTGAGTGGTGCCTGTCGGGCAATCACAACCTGTGTCCCAATGCGGAACAAACCATCGTGGGCCGCCACGGCGGCTTTGCGGATAAAGTACGTGCCCATGAAGTGTGGGCCATTCCCCTCCCGGATGGCATCGACGCGACTAAGGCGGGGCCGTTGTTTTGCGGCGGCATTACGGTATTTAACCCGATCATCCAGTCCGGCATCATGCCCACCGATCGCGTTGGGGTGATTGGCATTGGCGGTTTGGGCCACATGGCGCTGCAATTTTTGCGGGCTTGGGGCTGCGAAGTCACAGCATTTTCCTCCAGTCCTGAAAAGACGGACGAAGCCCAATCGATGGGGGCGCACCATGTGGTGAACTCGCGAGATCCTGAGGCGTTGGGGGCGATCGCCAACTCCCTCGACGCCATTATTTCGACTGTGAGTGCCGACCTCGACTGGAGTGTCTACATCAATGCCCTGCGTCCCAAAGGTCGCTTGCACTTCGTCGGCGTTGCGCCCTCGCCCATTAGCACCCACGTCTTTCCGCTCATTGCCGGACAAAAGTCGCTGTCGGCGACGCCTCTGGGCAGTCCCGCCAACACCGCGACCATGCTGGACTTCACCCAGCGCCACAGCATCGAGCCCATCATCGAGACGTTCCCTTTCAGCCAAATCAACGAAGCGATGGAAAAACTGCGGAGCGGCAAGCCCCGCTACCGCATTGTGCTGACGCCCGGTTGATGACGCGCTAATATCCAGTCGGAATATCGCGATCTCAACCTCACCGCCTGCGGCACCTCTCCTTGCCAAGGAGAGGTTTATCAAGATTCCGGTTCCTCTCCTTAGCAAGGAGAGGCTAGGTGAGGTTCTATTATCCGAGCAGTCATGCCGCCCCTCTTGGGGCAATTGCATAGGGGCGGCGATCATCAATATCACTACGAGCAGACTGCTGGATAAAAGCAGACCTTAGGAGAACTCGAGAGCCAGAAATACCCGACAGTGGTGCATTACGCTGCGCTCATCACACCCTACGAGTAGGAACTTCTTTCCCAGCAATCTCCCTAAACGCGGGCGAGGGTCACTTGCTCGGGCTGGTCTTGGTACTTGCCGCGTCGAGTCTCGTAGCTGACTTCGCACTGCTCGCCCTCAAAGAAGAGCAACTGCACGACGCCTTCATTGGCGTAGATGCGACAGTCCGCGCTGGATGAGTTGGAAAATTCCAGCGTCAGATGGCCGCGCCAGCCGGCTTCGGCGGGGGTCAGGTTGGCGATGATGCCGCAGCGAGCGTAGGTCGATTTGCCAATGCAAATGACGCTGATGTTGTCAGGCACTTGGATGCGTTCCAGTGCGACGCCCAAGCCGTAGGAGTGAGCGGGCAGAATGAAGTAGCTGCCGCTGGTGTCGGTGCGCAGGGCGGTGGGCTCCAAGTTGTCGGGGCTAAAGTTTTTGGGATCGACGACGGTGCCGGGAATGTGGCGGAAAATCCGAAACTCGGAGGGCGATAGGCGGATGTCGTAACCGTAGGACGACAGACCGTAACTGATGACCGGACGAGTGGCATTGAGTTCTCCCATATCCACATGACGAATCAAGCGCGGCTCGAACGGCTTGATCAGCCCTTCATCGGCCATTTGAGAAATCCAGGCGTCGTTTTTAATCATGGTTGTAATCCTTGAATCTAGTGTCCATTAAAAAAAATGAGTCGGTGATGCAGCGGCGCGTCATGACAGGTTAGGGCATGAAATGGCGACGGAATTCGGTCACTTGGTCGGCGATCGCCAGCAGTGATTCCGGCATTTCTGGCCCGGTCAAAATCACATCCACCTGCGACGGGCGCTGCTGCAAAAAGGTGAGCACTGAGTCTTCCGAGATCAGATTGAGTTGAATGGCGAGGCTCAGTTCATCCAATACGACGAGAGCATATCGCCCTTGCATGGCGGCGGTTTTGGTATGTTGCCAGAGCTGGGCGATCGCCGCTTGCTCGTCTTCAGTAGCGTCGCCTTGCTGGAGCGATCGCTGAATATCGGGCCGCAACCACTCCAATCCTTGGCCAAAGAGCATTGGCTGCTCGACCCCTTGCCGAATGCCGCCCTTGAGAAACTGGCTAATCAGGACTGAATGACCTTGCCCAGCGACGCGCATCGCTTGCACCATGACGTTGGTAAAAAAGGTGCGATGGGGTGAGGTAAAAACTTGGACGGTGCCAGCGACCGCATGTAACCAGGG
This window encodes:
- a CDS encoding formylglycine-generating enzyme family protein, encoding MTEAQCTAQPGFIFVAGGPFQAGSDAAERDYGYQISAEAIGDTPAAIAAAQQRLEARQWFAGEQPSTQIDQPAFCIAANLVTQADYQAFVDATNHRAPDISAADYQAQGFLVHPYTAVQPYLWQANQPPSDRRHHPVVLVSYADALTYAEWRGQQDGVTYRLPTELEWQKAARGTDGRYFPWGNPWQAEATNWGGSGLDGTSEIATFPLSRSPYGVEDMAGNVFEFTSTLTNDGTRAVMKGCSWDDLPGFCRAAYRHTRPVESRHILFGFRLVME
- a CDS encoding sensor domain-containing diguanylate cyclase → MTVYTVILMTLLGDLLFHISQSQSQPYYDRIGTVLVFFHSIALVGLLAMLWHRRDRTIAMQLAPPARDIVAAEARLRQIQRLAQVGDWRLEVATGLIHWSEELFHIFGLKVTAATPTFEEFFRLIPLSERDYVRQTVEQSLQRGTPFKLDHGVCRPDGSRRYVTCQGEAIVDDAGAVIYLVGTVRDITDYKRLELDLQTSEAQLNDVLNTAIAAIFSFRLYRDRTWDYVYVSAGVETIYGYAPAEFLATPELWLTRVHPDDQVSVIPGLIDQYFQEQRVQAEFRILNRQGDVRWLASSTVSHYSVDQDCWLVTAVDMDISDRKHAEIAARQQSALLRQVIDSIPHHIFAKDETGQFFLANQAAAAVHGVTPEELVGHREIDFNPHLDHAWLTQVIAVNQAVMDSQRSHTLPDSQLPHHTGEQRWYQVHLTPYVDLAGQVRGIIGNALDLNGRKRLELALQASEAQLTMTLNAAQASIISYRLQRDGQFEYLYISPGCETLLGYTAAEMMADRSLWQSRVVEEDWQTVFLPRLEDIFYERPLSLEYRFHHRDGLIRWIGTELTSTYEPDTDTWLVTLVDIDISDRKQAELAYQQGEARLRSILNSSPYSIFLKDRQGRYTYVNPAYEQMSQLPAAELLGKSDYDILPREFAVTCEASDNTAMAADQPVIFEEDVPWENGTQTLLITKFALCHPDASEPYGVCGMVLNITERKTMEIALRDSQRQYQTLVDSVDSIVWEADPATLQFTFVSPQAERILGYPTAAWLEPGFWLDHVVPEDVDAACTYCAACIEQGQDHQIEYRMVAADGRIVWIQDLVKLVYNGPHLVKLVGLLLDISDRKQAEADLWESQQLLKRILDSVPQSIFWKDRQSVFLGCNQKMADDAGLASPEEIVGKTDHDLPWLPEETAYYQQIDREVMTTGEPQLRIIEAQHNADGQAIWLETNKVPLENVAGEVVGILGTYEDITDRKATEEALYYSEAKFRAVFEQSTVGIAMIDESGRFLMVNDAYAAITGYSPTELLSMYGRDVIHPDEISACEQYLQAMQKGEQSSLSLEKRYVCKDGQLKWVHVHLSAVMVRNGQVLNFITGIVVDITARKATEAALRQQTAQERMFSRVVQAIRSSLDLATIFAGAGQEANELLGISRVAIVQYLPEQACWRHVMEYRSRPETPDTTGLEVADADNPFAARLKQREVVLIESTATVDDLANRAHAEQFPGSWLLVPIIVNDEIWGSFSLLKDEQESPEATFSASQVELAQRLADQLAIAIQQSTLYGQLQAANEQLQYLATHDELTQLANRRYFDEELAREWYRWARSPDDTWLSLVLCDIDCFKQYNDHYGHLQGDDCLTQVAQALQRGGQRPADLIARYGGEEFAIILPETNDVGALHVVQQMQAAIAALNLPHAASTVASQVTLSFGIACLQHAGTTPDATAIAPTPEALVDQADQALYKAKSQGRNRYHLSYLTA
- a CDS encoding MarC family protein produces the protein MTIISAAIVLLLILDPFGNLVTINTLLSDVPPKKRQRIILRESLIAYGIMVLFLFGGNPLLSFFGVESHTLRISGGIILFLIALGMVFPSRSAMPSSLDSEPFIVPIAMPLIAGPSAIAALLVMAKSDPQLLGNWLGALTFSMGIVGVILWASPWIFQRLGPRGALAVERLMGMLLIILSVQMMLDGVEQYLDF
- the ahr gene encoding NADPH-dependent aldehyde reductase Ahr, which codes for MIKAYAAQEPGGQLMPMEYDPGPLRDSDVEIDVEFCGICHSDLSMLDNEWGISEYPLVPGHEVIGRVAAIGSAVKSVKVGQQVGLGWFASSCMMCEWCLSGNHNLCPNAEQTIVGRHGGFADKVRAHEVWAIPLPDGIDATKAGPLFCGGITVFNPIIQSGIMPTDRVGVIGIGGLGHMALQFLRAWGCEVTAFSSSPEKTDEAQSMGAHHVVNSRDPEALGAIANSLDAIISTVSADLDWSVYINALRPKGRLHFVGVAPSPISTHVFPLIAGQKSLSATPLGSPANTATMLDFTQRHSIEPIIETFPFSQINEAMEKLRSGKPRYRIVLTPG
- the dcd gene encoding dCTP deaminase encodes the protein MIKNDAWISQMADEGLIKPFEPRLIRHVDMGELNATRPVISYGLSSYGYDIRLSPSEFRIFRHIPGTVVDPKNFSPDNLEPTALRTDTSGSYFILPAHSYGLGVALERIQVPDNISVICIGKSTYARCGIIANLTPAEAGWRGHLTLEFSNSSSADCRIYANEGVVQLLFFEGEQCEVSYETRRGKYQDQPEQVTLARV
- a CDS encoding cob(I)yrinic acid a,c-diamide adenosyltransferase, encoding MVSQLRTPLTPPVPERSARIIEHPWLHAVAGTVQVFTSPHRTFFTNVMVQAMRVAGQGHSVLISQFLKGGIRQGVEQPMLFGQGLEWLRPDIQRSLQQGDATEDEQAAIAQLWQHTKTAAMQGRYALVVLDELSLAIQLNLISEDSVLTFLQQRPSQVDVILTGPEMPESLLAIADQVTEFRRHFMP